In Mucinivorans hirudinis, the DNA window GGCTCATCGAAGAGGAGCGCGTGCCGAAAGAGGCGCAGGCAAAGAAGCTGTATTTTAAACACTTGCCGCTATTTGAGGCATATAACGACTTTCTTAAATAGAGATGGATTACCAAGAGATATGTCAAAAAGTGTGCACCGTTGCACGATGGTCGGGAGCATTTATCCGTGGCGAACGAGCCACCTTTTCGGCTGAAAAGGTAGAGCACAAGGGGCATCAAAACCTTGTCTCATACGTAGATAAAGAAGCAGAGAGGATGATTGTGGCATCCTTGAAAGAGATTCTACCCTCGGCATCTGTGCTTGGAGAAGAGGGTGTGTGCGACAGCAATTGTGAATCCGATTATATGTGGATTATAGACCCGTTAGACGGTACTACAAATTTCATACACGGTATGCCACCCTATTGCGTGAGTATTGCGCTGCAATGTGGCACGGAAATTGTTGTGGGTGTGGTTTATGAGATTACTCTTGACGAATGTTACTACGCTTGGCAGGGGTCAT includes these proteins:
- a CDS encoding Inositol-1-monophosphatase, producing MDYQEICQKVCTVARWSGAFIRGERATFSAEKVEHKGHQNLVSYVDKEAERMIVASLKEILPSASVLGEEGVCDSNCESDYMWIIDPLDGTTNFIHGMPPYCVSIALQCGTEIVVGVVYEITLDECYYAWQGSYAYLNGGVIKVSEESKIENSLVITGLAYNIEEYRAHFNRLFDYFNRNSHGARRIGSAAADLVYVAAGRAECFYQANLSAWDVAAGALIVQRAGGRVTDFAGGNNYVFGKEIIATNGVTHASFTEIINS